Proteins from a genomic interval of Chanos chanos chromosome 3, fChaCha1.1, whole genome shotgun sequence:
- the pus3 gene encoding tRNA pseudouridine(38/39) synthase, with translation MSESLVARVKALEEEVERLRAQLKEQKDGAASKNYETNVRPEPNPAVMDSHGSKGTRHKGKRGGQERPFNFSAHPRRHVALRLAYLGWEYQGFAVQENTDNTVEARLFEALLKTKLIPDRQSSNYHRCGRTDKGVSAFSQVISIDLRSTQFCGGLGVTVPENTEASAKSKPDTAELPYVKMLNRVLPQDIRVLDWAPVEANFSARFDCQSRTYRYYFPRGDLDVKLMAEAVKRYEGTHDFRNLCKMDVGNGVLQFQRTILSASVMPTQPCHVTSTDPYDLYVFEVKGLAFLYHQVRCMMAVLLLIGQKLETPDIIDQLLDVESNPRKPQYSMAVDYPLVLYHCHFEGVNWRRESEEMSLVLNSLQHHWTQSAIRGQVLHAMIQDLHNTGGGPSLQCCLMEGSRQRNYRPLLERPRCESLESRIQHFVKRGRLEREEGENGEESVFRGKRSKNSHQSPQTEEMSSTQQQDQS, from the exons ATGTCAGAGAGTCTGGTGGCCCGAGTGAAGGCCTTAGAGGAAGAGGTTGAGAGATTGAGAGCACAACTGAAAGAGCAGAAGGACGGAGCAGCTTCGAAGAACTATGAGACAAACGTTCGACCCGAACCTAACCCTGCTGTGATGGACAGCCATGGGTCTAAAGGTACCAGACAtaaagggaaaagaggagggCAGGAGCGTCCGTTTAACTTCTCTGCTCATCCACGGCGGCATGTGGCACTGCGGTTAGCCTATCTCGGTTGGGAATATCAGGGTTTCGCTGTGCAGGAAAATACGGACAATACAGTTGAAGCCAGGCTTTTTGAAGCATTGCTGAAAACCAAGCTGATTCCGGACAGACAGAGCTCAAACTATCACCGATGTGGACGCACAGATAAAGGAGTCAGTGCTTTTTCTCAG GTCATATCCATCGACTTGCGGTCCACTCAGTTCTGTGGGGGACTAGGGGTGACCGTCCCAGAAAACACTGAAGCCAGTGCCAAAAGCAAGCCTGACACAGCAGAGCTGCCTTATGTGAAAATGCTGAACAGAGTTCTGCCTCAGGACATTAGGGTGCTGGACTGGGCCCCTGTGGAAGCAAACTTCAGCGCGCGCTTTGACTGCCAGTCCAGAACTTACCGGTACTACTTTCCCCGCGGTGACCTGGACGTGAAGTTAATGGCTGAGGCAGTCAAACG GTATGAGGGGACTCATGACTTTAGGAATCTGTGTAAGATGGACGTGGGTAATGGAGTTCTCCAGTTCCAGAGAACCATCCTGTCTGCCTCCGTCATGCCCACCCAGCCCTGCCACGTGACCTCCACTGACCCCTATGACCTCTATGTGTTTGAGGTCAAAGGCCTTGCCTTCCTGTACCATCAG GTTCGCTGTATGATGGCAGTACTCcttctgattggacagaaacTGGAAACTCCAGACATCATTGATCAGCTTCTGGATGTTGAAAGCAATCCCAGAAAGCCTCAGTACAG CATGGCGGTAGACTACCCCCTGGTCCTGTACCACTGCCACTTTGAGGGTGTGAACTGgaggagagagtcagaggagatGAGTCTCGTCCTGAACTCTCTACAGCACCACTGGACCCAGTCTGCCATCAGAGGCCAGGTTCTGCATGCCATGATCCAGGACTTACACAACACAGGTGGGGGTC CATCACTTCAGTGCTGCCTCATGGAAGGTTCAAGACAGCGTAACTACCGTCCCCTGCTGGAGAGGCCCCGCTGTGAAAGCCTGGAATCGCGGATCCAGCATTTTGTGAAGAGAGgaagattagagagagaggagggagagaacgGAGAAGAGAGTGTTTTTAGGGGCAAGAGGTCCAAAAATTCACACCAGTCTCCCCAAACAGAGGAGATGTCCTCCACACAACAGCAAGACCAGAGCtga
- the dcakd gene encoding dephospho-CoA kinase domain-containing protein: protein MFLVGLTGGIASGKSTVSSLLRELGCPVIDADVVARTVVEPQSPAYSLIVQHFGAEVLQENGEIDRKKLGHIIFANADKRRLLNSITHPEIHKAMFKQILLYFLKGYRYVILDVPLLFETRRLTRFLTHTVVVYCDPATQLSRLMQRDGLTQEEAGQRIAAQMPLNEKRGLASHVIDNSGSRDDTHRQVLRLHTKLEDSMEFLAVRAIAMATVAGLGGLLLYTVKLLVS from the exons aTGTTTCTGGTGGGACTTACAGGCGGTATAGCCTCTGGAAAGAGCACTGTGTCCTCCCTGTTACGGGAGCTGGGCTGTCCCGTCATCGATGCTGATGTGGTGGCACGGACAG ttGTGGAGCCTCAGAGTCCGGCGTACAGCCTGATCGTGCAGCACTTTGGTGCAGAGGTGCTGCAGGAGAACGGGGAGATTGACAGGAAGAAGCTGGGTCACATCATTTTCGCCAACGCCGACAAACGTCGCCTGCTCAACTCCATCACGCACCCAGAGATCCACAAAGCCATGTTCAAACAGATCCTGCTCTACTTTCTCAAAG GGTACCGGTACGTGATTCTGGACGTTCCCCTGCTCTTTGAGACCCGTCGCCTCACTCGGTTTCTGACCCACACCGTCGTCGTGTACTG TGATCCAGCCACCCAGCTGTCCAGGCTGATGCAGAGAGATGGCTTGACTCAGGAGGAGGCTGGGCAGAGGATTGCTGCCCAGATGCCCCTGAATGAGAAGCGTGGTCTGGCCAGCCACGTCATCGATAACTCCGGCAGCCGGGACGACACCCACAGGCAGGTCCTCAGGCTTCACACCAAGCTGGAGGACTCCATGGAATTCCTGGCTGTCCGGGCTATCGCCATGGCCACCGTTGCCGGGCTCGGTGGCCTCCTACTCTACACTGTGAAGCTGCTGGTCTCATAG
- the c1ql1l gene encoding C1q-related factor has translation MLVLILVILIPVLVSSVGEDNGHYEMLGTCRMVCDPYLDKSGTTTGTGVGTTSLQGEAEALTDHSVGPPLPTYAHAPQGKPGRPGKPGLPGPPGEPGLPGPPGPPGPPGPPGPKGPPGDAERTGILALGSRPGISTATYTMGPRVAFYAGLRNPQEGYEILRFDDVVTNLGSNYDSSAGKFVCKIPGTYYFTYNVLMRGGDGTSMWADLLKNGQVRASAIAQDQDQSYDYASNSVILHLDPGDEVFIKLDGGKAHGGNSNKYSTFTGFILYAD, from the exons ATGCTGGTTTTGATCCTGGTCATCCTCATCCCAGTTCTCGTCAGCTCCGTGGGCGAAGACAACGGACACTACGAGATGCTGGGCACCTGCCGCATGGTGTGCGACCCTTACCTGGACAAAAGTGGCACCACCACTGGCACTGGTGTGGGCACCACCAGCCTGCAGGGAGAGGCTGAAGCTTTGACCGACCACAGTGTAGGGCCTCCCCTACCAACCTACGCCCACGCACCCCAGGGCAAGCCAGGTAGACCAGGGAAACCAGGACTCCCGGGACCGCCAGGAGAACCTGGACTACCTGGACCACCAGGACCTCCCGGGCCTCCCGGACCACCTGGACCTAAGGGACCGCCTGGGGACGCAGAAAGAACCGGAATTCTGGCCCTGGGCAGCAGACCGGGTATCAGCACCGCGACGTACACGATGGGGCCACGCGTGGCGTTTTACGCGGGTCTACGGAACCCGCAGGAAGGCTACGAGATTCTACGCTTCGATGACGTGGTGACGAATCTGGGGAGTAACTATGACAGTTCGGCGGGGAAGTTTGTGTGCAAGATTCCCGGGACATATTATTTTACCTACAACGTCCTGATGAGGGGCGGAGACGGCACCAGCATGTGGGCAGACCTGCTGAAAAACGGACAG gTTCGGGCCAGCGCAATAGCTCAGGATCAGGATCAGAGCTACGACTATGCCTCCAACAGCGTGATTCTTCATTTGGACCCGGGAGACGAGGTCTTCATCAAACTGGACGGAGGCAAAGCTCACGGGGGCAACAGCAACAAATACAGCACCTTCACTGGCTTCATCCTCTACGccgactag